GACGGCCCTGGCGAAGCGCCTTCGCGATGGTGACGAAGTTGTCGTCCAGGAGGACCATGTCTGCTGCGTCCCGCGCGACATCGGTTCCTCGCTTTCCCATGGCGATGCCGATGTCGGCTTCCTTCAGCGCGGGGGCGTCGTTGACCCCGTCACCCGTCATCGCAACGACCCGGCCGCGGCGACGCCAAGCCCGCACCAGTCGCAGTTTGTGCGCGGGCACCGCGCGGGCGAAGACACGCGCGGCGCCGGCGCGCGGGGACGCGACGAGCTCGTCCAGTTCCGTGTCGCTCAGCTGATCCAACTGCTCGCCCGTCACGATACCGCCGTTGCCGTCGATCCCGACCTCGCGGGCGATCGCCTCGGCCGTGGCCGGGTGGTCGCCCGTGATCATGACGACGTCCACGCCTGCCTCCCGGCAAAGTGCCACGGCCTCGCGCACCCCTTCGCGAGGGGGATCCGCCAGGCCGAGCAGGCCCACCAGGCGGAGCCTGTGGTCTGCGAGCCGCTCCGGGAAGGGAGGCCGGAGACCGGGATCGTGCGGTGAGCCCTTCCCCACCGCCAAGACCCGGAGTCCTCGCGAGGCGAGTCGGTGGACGACCCCTTCCGCGGCGGCTCGCTCGCGTTCGCTCAGTTCACAGAGCGGCAGAACCGTCTCGGGGGCACCCTTGACCGCCAGCTCGAACTCGCCGTTCCGTCCCTGCCAGACGTGGCCCATCCACTTGTCTTCGGGGCGAAACGGGTATTCGTGCACCAGCCGGCGGCCCGCCCGCACCTCTCCGGCTGGAGCGCCCTCGGCCGCGCTCCAGCGCTCGATGGCGAGGTCCATGGGGTCGTACGGTTCCTCCTCGCAGGCCAGCACCGCCGCCCGGACGAGCTCGGCCCAGGCCTCCGGACCGGCCGGGGACCCTTCCTCCGCCGCCTGCCCGGGCCGCTCGGGATCCCACGCGACGGCGTCACGGACCGTCATGCGGTTCTCGGTCAGGGTGCCCGTCTTGTCCACGCAGAGAACACGGATCGAACCCAGCGTCTCCACCGAGGGCAGCCTGCGGACGAGAGCGTCCTGGCGGGAGAGCCGCCACGCCCCCAGAGAGAGGAAGACCGTCAGGACGACGGGGAACTCCTCGGGGATCATGGCCATGGCCAGGGAGATCCCCGCAAGCACCGCCTCGGTCCATGGCTTGCCCGACCCTGAGCGGAAGGCCTCCCAGGCCACGAGGCCGCCGACCGTCACCGAGAGCGCGGCACCAACCAGGAAGAACTGCCGTACGAGCGCGCGGATCTGGCTCTGCAATGGGGTCGGGTGTTCCTCCACCGATGCGAGGAGCTGGCCGATCTGGCCGAGCTGGCTCTGAGCGCCCGTAGCTGTGACGACGCCCCAGCCTTGCCCCTGAAGCACCGAGGTGCCGCCGTAACAGGCGTCGCCGGCGGACTTCCAGACGGGTTCCGACTCGCCCGTCAGCATGGATTCGTCCGTCCGCAGGTCCGTCGCGACGCGGAGACGGATGTCCGCCGGTACCCGCTCGCCTTCCACGACGGCGATGAAGTCGCCGGGCACCACGTCGCGAGCGGGGATCCAGGTCCAGGCTCCGTCGCGAAGGACGTGAGCCCTGGGTGCCGCCAGGTCCCGCAGTGCGTCCAGGGCCCGCTCCGTGCGCCATTCCTGGGCGACGGTGATCGCGACGACCGCGACCACAAACAGGAGCATGGTCAGGCCCTCCCGGGTGTCACCCAGGATGAAGTAGACAGAGGCCGTCAGCAGTAGGAGAAAGAACATGGGCTCCTTGAGCGCCTCGACAAGCCGGCGCCAGCCGCTTCGCCTCCGGTCGTGGGCGACCTCGTTCGGGCCGAACTGGCGCAACCGCCGTGCGGCTTCGGAGCTGTCGAGCCCGGTCTCCTCGGCGGAAGCCGCCCCGTCGCCCGGCATGGAGGCCCGTGAGCCCGGTTTCCTCGAGATTCCGTCTTCGGAAAGATGCAAGAGGATCCCCCGTTCAGTCCGACCTTTGTTCCATCCAACCGAAGCTTATGAGTCGTTGCCCGTGATCATTACCACGTTTCCACGTGAGGATCAACTTATTTTGACAATGAATATCGTTTCGCACGTCCCTGGCGGGACGCCTCGGATCCCGCTTCAGGCGCGGGAGGGACGGGCCTCGGGCC
The Bacillota bacterium DNA segment above includes these coding regions:
- a CDS encoding HAD-IC family P-type ATPase produces the protein MPGDGAASAEETGLDSSEAARRLRQFGPNEVAHDRRRSGWRRLVEALKEPMFFLLLLTASVYFILGDTREGLTMLLFVVAVVAITVAQEWRTERALDALRDLAAPRAHVLRDGAWTWIPARDVVPGDFIAVVEGERVPADIRLRVATDLRTDESMLTGESEPVWKSAGDACYGGTSVLQGQGWGVVTATGAQSQLGQIGQLLASVEEHPTPLQSQIRALVRQFFLVGAALSVTVGGLVAWEAFRSGSGKPWTEAVLAGISLAMAMIPEEFPVVLTVFLSLGAWRLSRQDALVRRLPSVETLGSIRVLCVDKTGTLTENRMTVRDAVAWDPERPGQAAEEGSPAGPEAWAELVRAAVLACEEEPYDPMDLAIERWSAAEGAPAGEVRAGRRLVHEYPFRPEDKWMGHVWQGRNGEFELAVKGAPETVLPLCELSERERAAAEGVVHRLASRGLRVLAVGKGSPHDPGLRPPFPERLADHRLRLVGLLGLADPPREGVREAVALCREAGVDVVMITGDHPATAEAIAREVGIDGNGGIVTGEQLDQLSDTELDELVASPRAGAARVFARAVPAHKLRLVRAWRRRGRVVAMTGDGVNDAPALKEADIGIAMGKRGTDVARDAADMVLLDDNFVTIAKALRQGRRIYDNIRKAVAYILTIHLPIAGLALLAPLLGLPLFLWPIHIALLELVLDPTCSVVFEATPEEPDLMRRPPRSPEASLVDRGLLAQALALGATLLGATLMLYQAALSRGLPEPAARSLGLVTLLLGNVLLVLSMSSESESLWSSWRRAINGNPAASRSRWALAAGTLLILLTILYIPGFRSAMGTAPISAGAFLLASAVAALATLWWEGVKGLRRRRR